The nucleotide sequence GCGTGTATTCCTCCTTTTTATAATCATTTTAAATATATAGTCTTTTATATACCACTTTTAAGCTTACTGATGAAAATTATAGCATTATACTAAAAATAAGTACAATCCCCTCTCCAAATACTTTTCCCTGCCGCAATCTATATGGACCAATCTATTCACAAATTAATACCTTCTTCAATCACCTTATAAATATACTTTATATCGAGAGATTTTCGGAGTTCATCCGCAAGCTTGTCATATTCCCGCTCTTTATGGGTTTTTGCGTCATAGCTTAATATTTCATTGTATTTAAGACCTTTTTTGTTATACAAAGCTTTTATAATAGTCTTCAAAACCTCTTCGCTATCAAAAATCCCATGGACATAAGTGCCATAAACATTCCCCTGGCAAAGTCCGTCAGTTTTTTCACTACCGTCCATGCATTTAAGCATGGATAAAAAGCCATCAGCCTTTGTTATACCCATATGTATCTCATAGCCCTCGAAACTCTTTCCATTTAGCTCTGAAAAAATACCACCAGCATACTTAAAAGTTCCCCTTACTCTGGTTCTTGTCTTTTCCTTTTCAAATACGGTATGGGCATCAATGAGTCCCAAGCCCTCTATTTCACCGCCACCTTCCACGCCATAAGGATCCTTAATGCTTTTACAAAGCATCTGGTATCCGCCGCAAATACCGAATACAGGATTTCCACTGCTTGCATATTTCAGAATCTGAGTTTCAATACCGTTTTTCCTCAACCATTTTAAATCATCAATTGTATTTTTCGTTCCCGGCAGAATCAACAAGTCTGGGAACTTAAATTCCTTTTCACTTGAAATATACCTGACCTTTACTCCCAAAATCAGTTCAAAAGCATTAAAATCCGTAAAATTTGAGATTCTGGGCAGTTTTATGACAGCAATATCAATGTCCGCCGGCACCCCACTATTTTCAAATACTTCTGAAAGGCTGTCTTCATCATCTATTTTCAGGTTCATATACGGAACCACGCCTACTGTCGGAACTGGTATCAAATCTTCCGGCATTTTTATACCCGGTTCCAGAATCCTGATATCTCCTCTGAATTTGTTGATGATATTCCCTTTAATATATTTCTTTTCAGTTTCATCCTGCAGCATGTAGGTTCCATATAGTGAAGCAAAAACACCGCCTCTGTCGATGTCTCCCACAATAAGCACGGGGGAACTGGCCATCTTTGCCATTCCCATGTTAACTATGTCATTTTCTTTCAAGTTTATTTCCGCCGGGCTTCCCGCACCTTCAATCACTATAATGTCATTTTCAGCGGCAAGGGAGTTATAGCTTTTCATAATTACAGATATTAATTTTGTTTTGTCTTTATAATAGTCCATAGCATTTATATTCCCCACAACCTCGCCATTGACGATGACCTGTGAACCTTTTTCGCTTGTTGGCTTCAAGAGGATGGGATTCATTCTGACATCCGGCTTCTTATATGCAGCTTCGGCTTGTACCACCTGGGCTCTTCCCATTTCAAGGCCCTCTTCAGTTATATAGGAATTCAAGGCTATATTCTGAGATTTGAAAGGTGCCACCCTATAGCCGTCCTGTGCGAAAATCCTGCAAAGTCCGGCTGTTATAAGGCTTTTGCCTGCATTAGAAGTTGTTCCTTGTATCATGATAGCCTTAGCCATTTTTATTACCTCACTTGGTGCATGTTACCTTTCTTATTGTATGAATTATTATTGCATTAATCAGCTTTCCATTATCTTCACAGCATCTGACAGTTATTAAGTTTTTTGTCAAATATCTTCTTTCTTCATCTCTTTTGCTTCGAGTCCTTAAAAGATAATCCCTGTCTTCCTATGCTATGATTTCTGCCACCTGAGCAGGTGTTGGCCCACTCCACAAACACACATTTTTTACTTTGGAACAATCCACTGTTTGACTTATATTGCCAAGGTATTTATAGGGCTTCTTGAAATAAAAAGCCGAAGGCTTCTTCAAAGAGCTTTCGCAGAAGACAGGATAATATAAGACTCCCTCAACTCCTCAATATTTTCTCCATCGATTTACCTTTAGCCAATTCGTCAACAAGTTTATCAAGCCAACGGATTTTCTGCATAAGCGGGTCCTCAATATTCTCTACTCGGACACCGCAGACTACTCCCATGATTTTATTAGCATTTGGATTGATTTGCGGGGCTTCAGCAAAAAATGTTTGAAAATCAACTTCTTTTTCGATTTGCTCCCGTAAGCCATTCTCGTCATAGCCTGTCAGCCAGCAAATTACTGTATCTACTTCTTCTTTTGTGCGCCCCTTTTTCTCTGCTTTTTGAACATACATAGGATAAACTTTTGAAAAAGCGGTGGTAAATATTCTCTCTTTCATAGCTTTTAGCTCCCTTGCATATTACTTTTATTATCATATACTTTTATAATCCAGATCAACGTCTTATTTATGAGATATTATCCATTTATGCCTATACACCCTCAAGATCCATTAATGCAAACAATCTCTGTAGATTCTGAAAAGTCCAGGACTATATCAAATTGAAGCATATAGTCCCTCTACCGGTGTCATATATGTATACCTGTTTATCAACATATTATATCAATATAAATGCAACTTGGAAATAAACGTTTGAGATAATATCAATTCAACACCCTGGCTGGCAAATATACCTCTCACATTCTCCACTCTTTATCTGTTTACATTCTGAACTATACCTGGAAATCGAGTTAATTATACCATACAACTCCCAAATAATGTTATAGAATAAACCTTATGAAAAGTATTCCTTTTCAGGCCATGAAAAATGTAAGTACCGGAAGTACAGTCAGAATAAATTATTTAAACTCACCGTTAGAAGTTCCATAAATCGATATAATCAACATTCTGATTGTCATTACATCACAGGTTTGATACATCTTTTATACTATCTCAATCTTATACTCCCTCATCCAGATATCAACTTGGATTAAATATGCCATTAACTGTGTACCTGTCATGAGCTGACCGTACCAAGGCATTGTAAGAATCTTTCCATCAGAATCGATAATCTCCTGCACCTTTTTCTTGTCAATCAGCTGCACCAATGGAGAGTTGGAATCAATCAGTATCTTTTGCAGGCTTGACTTAACTGCATTCAAATATTTGGGATTGTGAGTTTTCGGATATGGGCTTTTTTTACGCCATATAATTATGTCAGGTAAAATGTCCTTCATGGCCTCCCTTACAATTCCTTTTTCTCTGCCGTTAAGAGACTTAATGTTCCAGGGCATATTATAGGCGTACTCTACCAAGCGGTGGTCACAAAAAGGCACTCTTACCTCAAGCCCGTTATACATGCTCATTCTGTCTTTTCTATCCAGCAATGTCTGCATGAACCAATTTAAATTCAGCATAAACATTTGCCTCATACGGACCTCAAGTTCTCCGTCACCGGGTAAAGTATCAGTTTCGTTTTCGGTGTCACTGTACTGCTGTTTTACATATTCTTCACCATCAATCAGCAAGCCCTGCTTTAAAATGCTTTGCCTTAAATTCAAAGATTGTGACCAAGGAAAGGTATCTTTGAATAAAATATCCCTGTTGTGATACCACGGATAACCGCCGAATATTTCATCTGCGCATTCGCCGGAAACTGCAACGGTAAACTCCTTTTTGATTTCTCTGCAAAACAGGAGCAGCGAAGAATCTACATCTGCCATACCAGGCAAATCACGGGCAAGCACTGCCTCACCTAAATGCTTTTCCAAATCTTCATTGTCCAGCAAAACTTCATGGTGCTGCGACCCTATCTCATTTACCATCATCTGGATATATTCTTCATCAGAATCAGGTTGAAAAATATTTTTTACAAAGTACTGCTGATTGTCAATATAATTAACTGAATAAGTATGAAGCCTTCCTTTGTTGTCAGATAAGTAACATTCGGAAGCTATTTTTGAAATTATACTGGAATCAAGTCCTCCGGACAAAAAGCAGCATAGCGGAACATCCGATACCAACTGACGTTTAACCGCATCGGTGATTAAAAAGCGAGTATTCTCTATTGTGGTTTTAACATCATCGGTATGCTCACTGGCCTTTAATCTCCAATATTTACGGACTTTACATCCTATTTTTTGCTCATAGGTCAAAAACTCTCCGGGTTTCAATTCGGTTACACCCTTGATAACTCCCTGGCCGCTTGTTCTGCCCGGTCCCAAGAGGAAAATTTCCTTGAGGCCATCGTTATCAATCCTAGGCTTGACTAAGGGATTTGCCAGCAAGGTTTTTAATTCGGAGCCAAAAATCATGCCGTTGGGATAGTTATATACAAACAGAGGCTTTACTCCCATTCTGTCGCGAGCCAAAAACATAGTTTTGCTTGTGTCGTTCCAGACACCGAAAGCGTAAATACCATTCAGCTTTTCCAGGCATAATTCGCCCCAATGTATAAATGCTGTCAGCAGAACCTCGGTGTCGGAATGTCCCCGGAAATGATATCCGAAAGCTAAAAGTTCGTCACGTAGCTCATTTGTATTATAAAGCTCTCCGTTATAAACAATGGTATATCTGGTATCGCCTTTTTCTAATGTCATTGGTTGAATACCGTTTTCAGGGTCAATAACAATGAGCCTTCGATGCATCAAGCACACGTTTTCCTTCAGATAAATACCTTGTGCATCAGGTCCTCTGCGCACCAAAGTACCTGTCATTTTGTTTATGATATCCTCATGATTTCTTAAATCCCTATTATAATCAATCCAACCTGCAATTCCGCACATAAATACCCTCCTAAAAATTAAAAGGCGTCACTCATTATGACGCCTTTGTCATCGGTATTTATATACTATGCATTACCTTCAATATTGTTTCTATGTGATTCGTTTATATTTTTATTTATTCTCAAAGATATTTTTCTTTAACTCATCCGGGGTAAATTCAAACCCTGCTTCCTTTTCCACCAGTGCTTCATAAACAGGTTTACATTTTCATTGGGCATATGACTCTTTCTATTATTATTTGATCTTTGCTTTACAGCATGGTTATGCATACCTTTATGTTGTATGCTCATATATTGCAATTCTCATATATTGCACGGATTTTAAGTCTGATCTTTTGATTATCATTACCATTCCAGGCACGAAGATTGCGTTTTGCGCCATCCTCTTCACTCGCACCGGATACATCAATGACAAAGTTTTCGTTTTTTGAAGCTTTGATATAGTAAATTTCTTTCTCTTTACTATTTGTATCGTCTGATGGATTATCAACAGGTGCCTCCCCCGTATAGTATACACCTGGCTGGATTACCGCCTGCCTTGCCTCATTGTCCCAGTATACATTGAACTGTGATGGGGTTCCGGAAAGTTTCTGTGCGAACTCGCGCAGTTGAATGTAATTGGTATCACCGTCAATCGGCCGTGCGTCATAAAAAGTAAATACTTCGCCATTCATCTTGAATTTCGTATCACTATTGCGGACATCGGTTGTACTTTGAAACCTGGTTTCAGTAACTGTACCACTATAAGACTTGCCAGGTTCTATGATGGCATACTGTCCATTCCAGGCTACATCAAACTGAGCAGCAGTACCGTTTAGCATAGCAGCAATAGCGCGAATCTGCAAGTAATTGGTACCATTTATATTGTACGCAGCCGTAACTGACACGGTCTTGCCATTCATCACAAATCTCGTATCACTTGGGTTAGCAGTAACTGGTGCGGTAACTGGAACTGATGGTTCAGTGGTTCTACAAGATGGCGTTTCACCTGAGGATGTTTCCCCGGAAGAGCCCTGTCCTGTCTCATTGGTCGCAGAAGTATTATCTGTAGAGCTTTTAGCCCTATTTACACCAGGATAGTTATCAGCATCATATTCAATACTTACGCATTCACTGTCCTTGCTGGAAGCAAAAAGCTGTTCCCAGTTCCCTAGACTGTCTCTATAGGTATAACCTATTCCTATGTAAGTAAAAGACTCTGTTTTTATGTTCTTCCTGTGTCCGTCAGAATACAAGTTCTTGTTTTCATGCATTTTATCCCTCTTAAGTAATTATTTGCTTTTCAAAGTCAGATGCTTTAGTTAAATTTAACTTATCATAATTGACATGGATAAAATGCTTTTGACATGAAATGCGGTTTTTTCGACATGAAACAATGCTCAACTTGAAAAACTTGAGTAAATCTTGTACAGTTCAAAACTTGGCAAGATCGGCTTTATCATCTATTATGAGCAGACCTCTTGTGTTTTTGAGACATATTTTAAAGACATATTGAAAGTGGGATTTGTCAGATTCCAAGGATATAAATCCCATTATACACAGAAGCTTTATTCAGCCAATCTCTCAGCATGGCATAGTCCACCGGCTTTTTTTCTTCCACGGTGCTTAGGATTTGAAGTACCTGCGCAGGAGAGTAATAGTTGATTCCATAGAGGTCAATCATTCCGCGCTGCAAATTGCTGTAAAGTCCGTATTTAAATATGTTGCAGTAGTTATCTAAAAAATCGTCAATGTTATCGATATTAATGTAGAGGGAATCATCCTGCCAGTGATTTATAGAACTTACCGACACAATGATTTTCGCGGGAGTTCCCGCCTTCATTTTGCAATACTGCAGTTCAATGAATGCTGAGCTGCAGTTTGCGAGACGTTCTTTTTGGTTACTGAATATATGAAACATTGTTATAACCCCAAATTGTGTTGTTTTAATACTACCATAGCGCCTGACAAGTTCGGTTTTTATCACAATGGTTTTGTGTGAAGTTCCCTTGCAAGCATGAATACGATATTGTCTACAATCCTATGCTGCATTATAGAACACATCCGCTATGGAAATATATCAGGATACTTTAATATTACTCTACTCCATCTAGCTTATAACTTGAAAACCCACTTTCTGTTTCTACATTGTATAACCCATAAAATCCCAAATATTTACCCTTCAAATCATCTTCATCCATAAGGCCGGTCCAGCTTCTAAATCCTTCCGGTAATTCTTTTACCGGAGCTTCTGGCGTGTAGATTAAGATCTCTTTTGCACCATTTATTCCGTATGGTTCAGAATAAATATATTTAATACCATCTATGATTTCTTCACTTTCTATTTCTTTCTCAAGATTTAGATATTCAATAAACACAGAATATGTATAATCATTTACTATCTCCGGTTCTGTAAATTTACCTTCAAATGTTGATAAATAAACAACTCCATGCGGGTAATCTTCTCCAGCAATTCCCATATCAGAATCAGAATATACTCCTTCGAAGGTTCCATCTTCGTTAACAGTCAGAATCGTCTGCCAAGCTCCAACCCCACTGGCAAATATAAATTTATACTTTGACAAATCCGAAAACAGATCTGTTAATTCTTTACTAATATCCTCATTTACAGTAAATGTAATATCTTCATCTTCATTTGACTTCACTGGCGTAATTGTATCTTTACTATTATTCTCAGTTGTTTTATCATCCACACTTTGATTAATATCAATGTATACATTCTTTGAGCTTTCAGCATAGCTCCGGCAACCAGTAAATAATAATACTGTACTGCATGCCATAGTCAACAATATCATTTTATGCTTATTTTTTAAAGTATTTTTAAACTCTAGATATTTTTTCTTCATATATTTACCCAATATTTTATATTTGCTTTTAATTCTATTACATTACCCAAGAATAAGTCCAGCACCAAGCTCATATGCTTCTTTCAATTTTAGTGGAAATGCCACTTCATGATGGGCTTTTTTCTTCGCCGGATCAAAGATGGTCCAGTCGTATTTACTATAATCATCTACCTGCAGAGTATCTCCACAGATCATGATTTTTGTTGGTCCAAAAAAGCGTTCCATCATTTGTTTATAACCTTCTAGCATTGTTGTATAACCTATTTTATCATAAAGACTTTCATCACAATTACTTGTGGTTATAAGGAGGACCGGAATCATATGCTCATTACAATTGGGGCGTTCCTTATTATAAGTCAGGTACTGAAAAATCAGACGTTCATAAAGCGCCCTAAACCCTGATGTCAAATTTCCTAGATAATTTGGTGAACCAATAATTAGTCCATCTGCTTTACAAATTTTATCCAGGACTTCTGATAATCCATCTTTAGAGACACATCGTCCAAAGCTCTTTGGACGTTTACAACCGAAACAGGAGATACATCCTTGAAAAGGATCCAGTCTATAAAGATCAATTATATCTACAGTTGCTCCAGCTTCTTTTGCCCCCTTTGCAGCCGCCTCTATCAGTTGGCCTGTGTTCCAACCTCTGCGTGGACTGGCATTAACAGCAACAATATATTTCATCTTTATACCTCCATAATGTATTTTCTTTTTTCTTTTATTTTTTCACTCAATCATAGATTTTCGCCTTTTCAAAAAAAAGCTATATGGACAGATATTGTATTGTTGTATAATTATGGTTGTTAGTGTGTATCACAGTGGTATCTAGCCAAACAGGTTCTTTAGCCGAAACTCACTAGTAAGCTCCTTTGCATATTGTTCAGGAATCCCTGAGTTCATCATGTTTTTTATCAGAATAGACCTGACCGCCACAGGCTTGGAATAGACAAAGGTATTAAAGCAATCAGCAAGCAAAAAGTCAATCTCCGCCCCTGCACAGCCTGGCCAATGCCTTAACCGTGTTGGAATTCCTGATGGTCACATTATCGTAAATCTGCTTTTCTACAATCCTAGACCAGCGTGTCCTTGAAAAGGTTTTCAGAGGCGCAGACCAGAAAATTACCCTACCGTGGCTTGCGACCTTTTCGTATTCAGTTCTAGGCTCCCCCACTTCCCTGAATACGTCTTCCACAGTGATGGGCGGTATGATAAACAGGGCATTATGCTTTGAGTCCCTGTCAGCATCCCACCACTCCGGTGCATTGTCCAAGACATCAAGCAACTCAATGTCTGTTACCACCATGACCGGCAGCTCCATGCCGTACCTCCTGGTAATGAAGGCCTCGCAGCGCTTCTTCAATGATTCGACATTCTCATTGTTACCACTATCATTTTCACTGTCTCTTGAAAATATGATATTTCCACTATTTATATATGTAACCACATCTTTGCATCCGTTTTCCTCAAAAAGCTCCTTCAATTCCTTCATGGAGATTTTATTTTTGCCCCCGACGTTGATGCCCCGGAGCAGGGCAATATATCTTGGCATAGATTCACCTGCCTTGGAATTTGATTCTGATATGATATTAACATTTTTTTGGTAATGTCAATTGTATGTATACGTCATTTATCATACATATCTAGTATTTATAATTATATTGCAATGATTTCAAATTCGCAAACAGCACAAAAAAGCTTTCTTCATTATTCATTTCTCAAATTATTCTGAACGGATGTAGCCCAGCAAAACGGGATTCCTCCTTCCATATCCAAGACATGATCAGCGCACTAACCACACCACCTATGGCAAATACCGGTACCATTGGCAGCAAAACTTTCACATGGAACAGTTTTTGATGATACTCTCTGTCCATATGCTCTGTTCCCGGAAGGCGTACTCTCTTGATGTTCGGAAACAACACCCAGTCCAGAATACAGGTATCAAATACTGTAAGCACTATAATATAACCATATACAGCGAACAAGCCCTGTACAAAGCTTACTGCTCCTGCTAAATGAGCCATCCATGCAAAAATAAAAGCGAAGGCAATCACCGCAGCTACTTTTTTGATTATCATTATTGCGTTCAGTTTCTTTCTTTCTGCCTCTTTGTGCTGTGAACGAAAGTATTCTTCCTGTATCTCAGGTGGGTAATCACTGACAAAGCTGACGGGATTAATCAGTAACATTCCGAATACCAAAATACCAAATATAGCCATCATTACTACGCATTCAATAATATAGATTGTCATGCTGAACATTTCAGCAACCTCCTAGATTAAGGTCTACAGCCTTGAAAATAATATTAGGCACTTCCACATAGCTCTGTTTATGAAATTGATGTCCATCGGTTAGTCTTGGTAAATATCCAGGGCTATCATTTTTATCTTTCAAACAATTTCAACAGAAACATTTTCATTTTTTCATATTTCCCAGTATATGGGTGTTCTCGTAGCGGTAGATTAAAATAGGTTTTACCTTTCAAAACCGTGGTAGGATGCGTGAACTCCCTGAACCCCCATTCTCCATGGTATGCACCCATTCCAGAGTGTCCTACCCCGTTGAACGGCACTCCCTTTACCATCATATGAATACAAACCTCATTAATACACCCTCCGCCATATTGTTGGGTTGACATAACCTTCTTTGCCCATCTCATATCGCTGGTGAAAACATACATAGCAAGAGGATGTTCTCTGTCGGCAATAGTGTCCATAAGATTGTCAATTTCTTCGTCCTT is from Clostridiaceae bacterium and encodes:
- a CDS encoding DUF1697 domain-containing protein, which encodes MPRYIALLRGINVGGKNKISMKELKELFEENGCKDVVTYINSGNIIFSRDSENDSGNNENVESLKKRCEAFITRRYGMELPVMVVTDIELLDVLDNAPEWWDADRDSKHNALFIIPPITVEDVFREVGEPRTEYEKVASHGRVIFWSAPLKTFSRTRWSRIVEKQIYDNVTIRNSNTVKALARLCRGGD
- a CDS encoding cobyric acid synthase: MAKAIMIQGTTSNAGKSLITAGLCRIFAQDGYRVAPFKSQNIALNSYITEEGLEMGRAQVVQAEAAYKKPDVRMNPILLKPTSEKGSQVIVNGEVVGNINAMDYYKDKTKLISVIMKSYNSLAAENDIIVIEGAGSPAEINLKENDIVNMGMAKMASSPVLIVGDIDRGGVFASLYGTYMLQDETEKKYIKGNIINKFRGDIRILEPGIKMPEDLIPVPTVGVVPYMNLKIDDEDSLSEVFENSGVPADIDIAVIKLPRISNFTDFNAFELILGVKVRYISSEKEFKFPDLLILPGTKNTIDDLKWLRKNGIETQILKYASSGNPVFGICGGYQMLCKSIKDPYGVEGGGEIEGLGLIDAHTVFEKEKTRTRVRGTFKYAGGIFSELNGKSFEGYEIHMGITKADGFLSMLKCMDGSEKTDGLCQGNVYGTYVHGIFDSEEVLKTIIKALYNKKGLKYNEILSYDAKTHKEREYDKLADELRKSLDIKYIYKVIEEGINL
- a CDS encoding DUF2200 domain-containing protein, whose product is MKERIFTTAFSKVYPMYVQKAEKKGRTKEEVDTVICWLTGYDENGLREQIEKEVDFQTFFAEAPQINPNANKIMGVVCGVRVENIEDPLMQKIRWLDKLVDELAKGKSMEKILRS
- a CDS encoding CAP domain-containing protein is translated as MHENKNLYSDGHRKNIKTESFTYIGIGYTYRDSLGNWEQLFASSKDSECVSIEYDADNYPGVNRAKSSTDNTSATNETGQGSSGETSSGETPSCRTTEPSVPVTAPVTANPSDTRFVMNGKTVSVTAAYNINGTNYLQIRAIAAMLNGTAAQFDVAWNGQYAIIEPGKSYSGTVTETRFQSTTDVRNSDTKFKMNGEVFTFYDARPIDGDTNYIQLREFAQKLSGTPSQFNVYWDNEARQAVIQPGVYYTGEAPVDNPSDDTNSKEKEIYYIKASKNENFVIDVSGASEEDGAKRNLRAWNGNDNQKIRLKIRAIYENCNI
- a CDS encoding flavodoxin family protein; protein product: MKYIVAVNASPRRGWNTGQLIEAAAKGAKEAGATVDIIDLYRLDPFQGCISCFGCKRPKSFGRCVSKDGLSEVLDKICKADGLIIGSPNYLGNLTSGFRALYERLIFQYLTYNKERPNCNEHMIPVLLITTSNCDESLYDKIGYTTMLEGYKQMMERFFGPTKIMICGDTLQVDDYSKYDWTIFDPAKKKAHHEVAFPLKLKEAYELGAGLILG
- the asnB gene encoding asparagine synthase (glutamine-hydrolyzing) translates to MCGIAGWIDYNRDLRNHEDIINKMTGTLVRRGPDAQGIYLKENVCLMHRRLIVIDPENGIQPMTLEKGDTRYTIVYNGELYNTNELRDELLAFGYHFRGHSDTEVLLTAFIHWGELCLEKLNGIYAFGVWNDTSKTMFLARDRMGVKPLFVYNYPNGMIFGSELKTLLANPLVKPRIDNDGLKEIFLLGPGRTSGQGVIKGVTELKPGEFLTYEQKIGCKVRKYWRLKASEHTDDVKTTIENTRFLITDAVKRQLVSDVPLCCFLSGGLDSSIISKIASECYLSDNKGRLHTYSVNYIDNQQYFVKNIFQPDSDEEYIQMMVNEIGSQHHEVLLDNEDLEKHLGEAVLARDLPGMADVDSSLLLFCREIKKEFTVAVSGECADEIFGGYPWYHNRDILFKDTFPWSQSLNLRQSILKQGLLIDGEEYVKQQYSDTENETDTLPGDGELEVRMRQMFMLNLNWFMQTLLDRKDRMSMYNGLEVRVPFCDHRLVEYAYNMPWNIKSLNGREKGIVREAMKDILPDIIIWRKKSPYPKTHNPKYLNAVKSSLQKILIDSNSPLVQLIDKKKVQEIIDSDGKILTMPWYGQLMTGTQLMAYLIQVDIWMREYKIEIV